The proteins below come from a single Methanobacterium petrolearium genomic window:
- a CDS encoding alpha/beta fold hydrolase, whose product MNESPSKKKIIVITLVVVAVITASAFIYYVSDYYHADANALAALNSTEAYSVQNTGDFITFTPAGNKSTTGIIFYPGGKVQAESYSVIASKLAENDYTIIIAKMPFNLAFFGTDKADDVIENHTEIDSWVMMGHSLGGVYASEYAVNHQDKIKGVIYLAAYPPSNASNATFKALSIRGSLDNVILEEDISGNLDKFPKNTTFITIEGGNHYNFGDYGVQAGDNNSTITREEQQKQTINAIIEFIKGL is encoded by the coding sequence ATGAATGAATCCCCATCTAAAAAGAAAATAATCGTAATCACGCTCGTAGTAGTTGCCGTAATTACAGCAAGTGCTTTTATCTATTATGTTTCCGATTATTATCATGCCGATGCAAATGCTTTAGCGGCATTAAACTCAACTGAAGCCTACAGTGTACAAAATACAGGTGATTTTATTACATTCACTCCGGCTGGTAACAAGAGCACCACTGGAATAATATTTTATCCAGGAGGCAAAGTACAAGCAGAATCTTACTCTGTAATAGCTTCTAAATTGGCGGAAAATGATTATACCATTATAATTGCAAAAATGCCATTTAATTTAGCATTTTTTGGTACGGATAAAGCAGATGATGTCATTGAAAATCACACAGAAATAGATTCATGGGTAATGATGGGTCATTCGCTGGGGGGTGTTTATGCATCTGAATATGCGGTAAATCATCAGGATAAAATTAAAGGAGTTATTTATTTAGCTGCCTATCCACCATCAAATGCATCAAATGCCACCTTCAAAGCTCTGTCCATTAGAGGATCTCTGGATAATGTAATCCTGGAAGAGGATATCTCAGGAAATCTTGATAAATTCCCAAAAAACACCACTTTCATCACCATTGAGGGAGGTAATCACTACAATTTTGGTGATTATGGAGTTCAGGCCGGTGATAACAACAGCACCATCACCCGGGAAGAACAGCAAAAACAGACCATTAACGCCATAATTGAATTTATTAAGGGCCTTTAA
- a CDS encoding Mur ligase family protein translates to MKVAVIGLGVEGINAVRSLLNHGYAVYASDVNHDIELESDDNLDVDLGFHDFDKIENCDAVVLSPGLWHHHDFQKFKTSGKLLSDIITLERPQFTIGVTGTNGKTTTTMMISSILQKAGMKVLTGGNAGGGFKGYTEVILEAESSNYDILLVEVCDMTLDFCQNAFDFDLVVVTNIGRDHLEVHQSLENYLKSLAKFVKGKKLVLNQEDEIFTELIDETVKTHFFTKIPYELNLFGKFNLKNAGAAKKTAEILGISDEIIKRALKQFHVLPGRSAIIDFPHSKIVVGKTDNVDATVAVLEEAEFPVIILGTPRKGEICRLDIFREVSKRKSKIIAIFPGLDDTLEDAQKILEEENYKGKVLVLTDVDDVVKFALECSERYPNVFIGGNGQRKIIEITESLKEAISAK, encoded by the coding sequence ATGAAGGTTGCTGTGATTGGGCTGGGTGTAGAAGGCATTAATGCCGTTCGATCCCTTCTAAATCATGGTTATGCTGTTTATGCTTCTGATGTTAATCATGATATTGAATTAGAGTCTGATGACAATCTGGATGTTGATCTGGGATTTCATGATTTTGATAAAATAGAAAATTGTGATGCAGTTGTTTTAAGCCCAGGTTTATGGCATCATCATGATTTCCAGAAATTCAAAACAAGTGGAAAACTATTATCTGATATTATTACTCTAGAACGACCCCAGTTCACCATAGGGGTAACTGGTACCAATGGTAAAACTACCACCACCATGATGATTTCAAGTATACTGCAAAAAGCTGGTATGAAGGTTCTCACTGGTGGAAATGCAGGTGGAGGATTTAAAGGTTACACTGAAGTCATTCTAGAAGCTGAATCATCTAATTATGACATTTTACTGGTAGAAGTCTGCGATATGACCCTGGATTTCTGTCAAAATGCATTTGATTTTGACTTGGTTGTGGTGACCAATATAGGTAGAGATCACCTGGAAGTACATCAATCACTTGAAAACTATTTGAAATCCCTTGCAAAGTTTGTTAAAGGAAAAAAACTTGTTTTAAACCAGGAAGATGAAATTTTCACCGAGTTAATTGACGAAACAGTGAAAACTCATTTTTTTACGAAAATTCCCTATGAATTGAACTTATTCGGAAAATTCAATCTGAAAAATGCTGGTGCAGCCAAAAAAACAGCCGAAATATTAGGAATATCAGATGAAATCATCAAAAGGGCCCTTAAACAGTTCCATGTTTTACCCGGGAGATCAGCAATTATTGATTTTCCCCACTCTAAAATAGTGGTTGGAAAAACTGATAACGTTGATGCGACAGTAGCTGTACTTGAAGAGGCCGAATTCCCTGTAATAATACTGGGAACTCCGCGTAAGGGAGAAATATGTCGTTTAGACATTTTCCGAGAAGTTTCTAAAAGAAAATCTAAGATCATTGCCATTTTCCCTGGACTTGATGATACTCTTGAGGATGCGCAAAAAATCTTAGAAGAAGAAAATTACAAAGGGAAGGTTTTAGTCCTGACTGATGTGGATGATGTTGTGAAATTTGCTCTTGAATGCTCAGAAAGGTATCCAAATGTATTCATTGGTGGTAATGGTCAACGTAAAATTATAGAAATAACTGAAAGTTTAAAGGAGGCCATTTCGGCTAAATAA
- the hypD gene encoding hydrogenase formation protein HypD, with product MKDLSEKIVKRIEDIAQPVKIMHVCGSHEHTIMQYGLRSLLPKEVEVVAGPGCPVCCVPAREVEECLELARQGVTIATFGDMLRVPGGTGSLADAKAEGADVRIVYGVNNAVELAQKIDNEVVFMAAGFETTAPTTAAELVSNPPENFSVLSCHRLIPPALEFLIKSGEVNLNALIEPGHVSTIIGTKPYNIFSEKYGIPQVVTGFNPMDVLIAVYLILKQLDEGKAKVQNEYKRAVREEGNIKAQELLKEVFYITTNEWRGFPPIPNSVMDIKDEFSHHNAREKFDIEVGTIPEVVTGCICGAILRGVARPEDCKLFRNECNPTNPIGACMVSKEGTCNIAHRYGSF from the coding sequence ATGAAAGATCTCTCTGAGAAAATAGTAAAACGCATAGAAGACATTGCCCAACCAGTAAAAATAATGCATGTATGTGGGTCACATGAACACACCATCATGCAGTATGGTTTAAGATCATTATTACCTAAAGAGGTGGAAGTAGTTGCCGGCCCAGGATGTCCGGTTTGCTGTGTTCCAGCACGTGAAGTAGAAGAATGTCTGGAACTGGCCAGACAAGGGGTTACCATAGCCACATTTGGTGACATGTTAAGGGTGCCTGGTGGAACAGGATCCCTGGCTGATGCAAAAGCCGAAGGAGCTGATGTTAGAATCGTTTACGGAGTTAATAATGCCGTAGAACTAGCTCAAAAAATTGATAATGAAGTGGTGTTCATGGCTGCAGGGTTCGAAACCACAGCACCCACTACCGCAGCAGAGTTAGTTTCAAATCCTCCCGAAAACTTCTCAGTCTTATCATGTCATCGGTTAATACCTCCAGCTCTGGAATTCCTTATAAAATCAGGAGAAGTGAATCTTAACGCCCTCATAGAGCCGGGACATGTCTCAACTATCATTGGAACCAAACCCTATAATATATTCTCAGAAAAATATGGAATTCCACAGGTTGTAACAGGTTTCAACCCTATGGATGTTCTCATAGCTGTTTACTTAATACTGAAACAACTTGACGAGGGCAAAGCCAAAGTTCAAAATGAATATAAACGTGCAGTCCGGGAAGAAGGTAATATAAAAGCCCAAGAACTCCTTAAAGAAGTTTTTTACATCACAACTAATGAATGGAGAGGATTCCCACCCATACCCAACTCAGTTATGGACATAAAAGATGAATTCTCCCATCACAATGCCAGAGAAAAATTTGACATTGAAGTTGGCACTATTCCAGAAGTAGTTACTGGCTGCATCTGCGGAGCCATACTAAGAGGAGTGGCTAGACCTGAAGATTGTAAACTATTCCGTAATGAATGTAACCCCACCAACCCTATAGGGGCATGTATGGTGAGTAAAGAAGGAACTTGTAACATAGCCCACCGTTATGGTTCCTTTTAA
- a CDS encoding radical SAM protein has protein sequence MTNQTIKHVLSNYLAVMTNQQLSRCKVAFFMDAKDSDDEEHLWREHEHLKKDFNQFYKERSSLDQHVVEKIADTLRSNKTEPFFSYLDLKVKLAEKIFHHCNFCEKACEVNRNLEKGCCGVKNPLIASEFLHVGEEPVLVPSHTVFFAGCNFNCVYCQNWDISQQPTRGISVEAKNLALIIEKRINEGSRNVNFVGGDPTPNLHYILRTMQLVRKNIPVIWNSNMYLSEDAMHLLDGFADLYLTDFKYGNNECAQRLSSIPDYMEVVERNHKMAWEAGDIIIRHLVLPNHVECCSKPLLRWISQNLGREVVLNIMGQYHPVYHADKYEEISRLPTYGEVGEVIDYAKGVGFKNLL, from the coding sequence ATGACTAATCAAACCATCAAACATGTTCTTTCAAATTATCTGGCGGTAATGACTAACCAGCAACTATCAAGGTGTAAAGTAGCTTTTTTTATGGATGCAAAAGACAGTGATGATGAAGAACATCTTTGGAGGGAGCATGAACATCTAAAGAAGGATTTCAATCAATTTTATAAAGAACGGTCTTCTTTGGATCAACATGTTGTTGAAAAGATAGCAGACACCCTTAGATCTAATAAAACAGAACCTTTTTTCTCTTACCTTGATCTTAAAGTTAAACTCGCCGAGAAAATTTTTCATCACTGCAATTTCTGCGAAAAAGCATGTGAAGTGAACCGAAATCTTGAAAAAGGATGTTGTGGGGTGAAAAATCCTTTAATCGCATCTGAATTCCTGCATGTGGGTGAAGAACCAGTATTGGTACCCAGTCACACTGTATTCTTTGCAGGGTGCAATTTTAACTGTGTATACTGTCAAAATTGGGATATAAGCCAGCAACCAACCAGGGGCATCAGTGTGGAAGCTAAAAACCTTGCCCTGATCATTGAAAAGAGAATAAATGAAGGTTCTCGTAATGTCAATTTTGTGGGAGGTGACCCCACCCCCAACCTTCATTACATACTTCGCACCATGCAACTGGTAAGGAAGAACATCCCTGTAATTTGGAACAGTAACATGTATCTCTCTGAGGATGCCATGCACCTTCTGGATGGTTTTGCTGATCTTTACCTCACAGATTTCAAATATGGTAACAATGAATGTGCCCAGCGACTTTCCAGTATTCCTGATTATATGGAGGTGGTGGAAAGGAATCATAAAATGGCCTGGGAGGCAGGAGATATAATAATCAGACATTTAGTCCTGCCTAATCATGTGGAATGTTGTTCAAAACCTCTCCTAAGGTGGATATCTCAAAATTTGGGTCGAGAAGTGGTGTTGAACATTATGGGACAGTACCATCCTGTGTACCATGCTGATAAATATGAAGAGATCTCCAGACTCCCAACTTATGGTGAAGTTGGTGAAGTAATTGACTATGCTAAGGGTGTAGGGTTTAAAAATTTACTATAG
- a CDS encoding TldD/PmbA family protein yields the protein MMNDLANQTLDYALKNADQAEIYIEITENADATIQNDRVDFAKEAYSLGVGIRVICDDKMGFAYTTQTKLLEKTVKKAVSNAHANQVDENFDFASKSEYPTIKGIYDPKFQNLELEDTINLGKSMIATVIDNKCQPTSGGISAGCYKTLLINSESTHCEDVSTYFSGFIAVNVPDGEGVSTASESDSSRKLDIDPEKIANKACEIALNSRGGKTVETGDMKVLLDHHAASGLLSTFSQAIHGDNVQRGRSIYADRMEKEVSSHSLNIYDDGTIKGGLNSSSGDGEGTPSQKTVIIEDGILKNFIYDIHTANKGKIQSTGNGMRASFTDMPAVGLSNLVVDFKECEELSEIKNGILVTDVLGAHTANPISGDFSVEAMNAFKIEKGEIAYPVKKAMLSGNIFSILKDATAASQKKRQLGPFILPSINASNLRVVG from the coding sequence ATGATGAATGATTTAGCTAACCAGACACTGGATTATGCTCTGAAAAATGCTGATCAAGCTGAAATTTACATAGAAATTACGGAAAATGCGGATGCCACTATTCAGAATGACAGGGTGGACTTTGCCAAGGAAGCATACTCCCTGGGCGTGGGTATTCGGGTCATCTGTGATGATAAGATGGGTTTCGCATACACCACACAAACTAAACTGTTAGAAAAAACAGTCAAAAAGGCAGTTTCCAATGCACATGCCAACCAGGTTGATGAAAACTTTGACTTTGCCTCCAAATCAGAATACCCCACAATAAAGGGCATATATGACCCCAAATTTCAAAATCTGGAGTTGGAAGATACTATAAACCTCGGAAAATCCATGATTGCCACAGTCATTGATAACAAATGCCAACCAACATCTGGTGGAATTTCTGCTGGCTGTTATAAAACTTTACTCATCAATTCTGAGAGCACGCACTGTGAAGATGTTTCTACTTATTTTTCTGGTTTCATAGCTGTCAATGTACCTGACGGAGAGGGTGTTTCCACAGCCAGTGAATCTGACTCATCCAGGAAACTGGACATAGATCCGGAAAAAATAGCTAATAAAGCATGTGAAATAGCTTTAAATTCCAGGGGAGGAAAAACAGTTGAAACTGGAGATATGAAAGTTTTATTGGACCATCATGCTGCCTCAGGTCTCCTGTCCACATTTTCACAGGCCATCCATGGGGATAATGTGCAGAGGGGTAGATCTATATATGCTGACAGGATGGAAAAGGAAGTTTCATCCCACTCACTTAACATATACGACGATGGAACTATCAAGGGGGGTCTTAACTCTTCTAGTGGTGATGGAGAGGGAACACCCAGCCAGAAAACGGTTATCATAGAGGATGGAATTCTTAAAAACTTCATTTATGACATTCACACAGCCAACAAGGGAAAAATCCAGAGTACTGGTAATGGGATGCGAGCATCATTCACAGACATGCCAGCTGTAGGTCTTTCCAACCTGGTTGTGGATTTCAAAGAATGTGAAGAGCTTTCAGAAATAAAAAATGGAATATTAGTAACCGATGTTCTGGGGGCGCACACTGCCAACCCCATATCCGGAGATTTTTCAGTAGAAGCCATGAATGCCTTTAAAATTGAGAAAGGAGAAATAGCATACCCAGTAAAGAAGGCGATGCTTTCCGGGAATATATTTTCCATATTGAAAGATGCCACAGCAGCATCACAAAAAAAGAGACAATTAGGACCTTTTATCTTACCTTCCATAAATGCGTCCAATTTAAGAGTAGTGGGATAA
- a CDS encoding phosphoglycolate phosphatase gives MIKAIAVDVDGTITDSKRRLCCSALESLRNAEEKGIPVIIVTGNILPVTKTLSIFIGTSGGLVAENGGVIESTKGRQILGDIEKCKVAYQFLKEKYPLEKVDFSDQRVSEIAIYRTLPVTTVKDHLKDFDVSIYDTKFALHITDPTVNKGSSLMRVARDIGVKPQEIMAVGDSENDLEFLKVAGLKVAVANAEPELKDIADYVTKKPYGNGVKEALERFLS, from the coding sequence TTGATTAAAGCGATAGCCGTGGATGTTGATGGTACCATAACTGATAGTAAGAGAAGGTTATGTTGCAGTGCATTGGAATCTCTTCGAAACGCCGAAGAAAAAGGCATTCCTGTTATAATAGTCACGGGAAACATTCTCCCAGTCACTAAAACTCTTTCCATATTTATTGGCACATCAGGAGGTTTAGTGGCAGAAAACGGAGGAGTCATTGAATCAACCAAGGGAAGGCAGATTCTGGGAGACATTGAAAAATGCAAAGTTGCCTATCAATTTTTAAAAGAAAAATATCCCCTTGAAAAAGTGGATTTTTCAGATCAAAGGGTTTCAGAAATAGCGATTTACCGAACCCTTCCTGTGACAACAGTAAAAGATCATCTCAAAGATTTTGATGTGAGTATATATGACACCAAATTTGCACTGCACATCACCGATCCAACAGTAAACAAAGGTTCATCCTTGATGCGCGTAGCTCGTGATATTGGTGTAAAACCACAGGAGATCATGGCTGTGGGTGATAGTGAAAATGACCTGGAATTTCTGAAGGTTGCAGGTTTGAAAGTGGCAGTGGCCAATGCAGAACCTGAACTTAAGGACATAGCAGACTATGTTACCAAAAAACCATATGGAAATGGAGTTAAAGAAGCATTAGAGAGGTTTTTATCATGA